Proteins from a genomic interval of Nostoc sp. TCL240-02:
- a CDS encoding DUF4359 domain-containing protein produces the protein MKPLTIIAYTGAAAGLAALGVTMAKTNPSQVEYEEYAVQRLTEYLKTDVCKKTTNIIENLIHFNCDKLVDSANPQIQGIIARTTERQNYMIFSIYRTDLKINSWIPSYKFETVGAFDQFYTYTAEEQ, from the coding sequence ATGAAACCCCTAACCATCATTGCATATACTGGAGCAGCAGCAGGACTCGCCGCCTTGGGTGTGACAATGGCAAAGACTAATCCCAGTCAGGTTGAATATGAAGAATATGCAGTGCAACGGTTGACAGAATACTTAAAAACCGATGTATGCAAAAAAACCACAAATATTATAGAAAATTTAATCCATTTTAATTGTGATAAGTTGGTTGACTCAGCTAACCCACAAATTCAAGGAATTATTGCCAGGACTACAGAAAGACAAAATTATATGATTTTTAGCATTTACCGTACAGATTTAAAAATAAATTCTTGGATACCTTCTTACAAATTTGAAACAGTGGGAGCTTTTGATCAATTTTATACATACACTGCCGAAGAACAATAA
- a CDS encoding M48 family metallopeptidase gives MLETFPTSSIIATFVVVLSLSILGYFAWKTLITSDLFQKGINLAQAKDYQGAEAAFRKVISLNSTNDVVRLFLGDVLNQQGQVEEATELFREVIHRSPKNPDAYLRLANILMQQEREEEAKTNLLQAKDLLQKQRQPEKANKISQVLDKMSIKSSQSEVE, from the coding sequence ATGCTAGAAACCTTTCCTACCAGTTCTATTATCGCTACTTTTGTAGTTGTTTTGAGTTTGTCAATCCTGGGCTATTTCGCTTGGAAAACTTTGATTACCTCAGACTTGTTTCAAAAAGGAATCAATCTTGCTCAAGCCAAAGATTACCAAGGTGCAGAAGCAGCGTTTCGCAAAGTGATTTCTCTCAACTCTACTAATGATGTGGTGCGCTTGTTTTTGGGAGATGTTTTAAACCAGCAAGGCCAAGTAGAGGAAGCAACAGAATTATTCCGGGAAGTGATTCACCGCAGTCCAAAAAATCCCGATGCTTACTTGCGTCTGGCCAATATTCTTATGCAGCAGGAGCGAGAAGAAGAAGCTAAAACTAACCTACTACAAGCTAAAGATTTATTGCAAAAACAACGCCAACCTGAAAAAGCTAACAAAATCAGTCAAGTGTTAGATAAAATGAGTATTAAGTCAAGTCAATCTGAAGTTGAGTGA
- a CDS encoding ROK family protein: MVEENGSIRTLSVDIGGSGVKAMVLDITGSPVTERARLDTPQPATPEVVINAIVVLAAAQGEFHRVSVGFPGVVRCGVTETAVNLHPDWIGFDLETALLKHLNKPVRVINDADMQGFGAIAGKGVELVITLGTGFGSALFVDGKLVPNMEMGHHPFRKGETFEQQLGRAELEKIGDKRWNRRLEKAIASLQHLFNYDYLYIGGGEAVRVNFQLPLNVKLIPNITGLLGGIALWRDEKR, encoded by the coding sequence ATGGTTGAAGAAAATGGATCGATTCGTACCCTATCGGTTGATATTGGTGGTAGTGGCGTTAAGGCTATGGTTTTAGATATTACGGGAAGTCCTGTAACAGAAAGGGCGCGTTTAGATACACCTCAACCTGCTACACCAGAGGTTGTAATTAATGCAATTGTTGTGTTAGCTGCGGCTCAAGGTGAATTCCATCGCGTTTCGGTGGGTTTTCCTGGTGTGGTTCGATGTGGAGTCACGGAAACGGCGGTAAACTTACATCCAGATTGGATTGGATTTGATTTGGAAACAGCGTTATTAAAACACTTAAACAAACCTGTACGGGTGATTAATGATGCAGATATGCAGGGGTTTGGTGCGATTGCAGGTAAAGGTGTAGAACTGGTGATTACTCTCGGTACAGGGTTTGGTTCAGCTTTATTTGTAGACGGTAAGCTAGTACCAAATATGGAAATGGGACATCATCCATTTCGCAAAGGAGAGACCTTTGAGCAGCAGTTAGGGCGTGCAGAGTTAGAAAAAATTGGTGATAAAAGATGGAATAGGCGTTTAGAAAAGGCGATCGCATCCTTACAACATCTGTTCAATTATGATTACCTTTACATTGGCGGTGGTGAAGCTGTCAGAGTGAATTTCCAGCTACCTTTAAATGTAAAACTCATCCCTAATATTACTGGTTTATTAGGTGGTATTGCTTTGTGGCGAGATGAAAAAAGGTAA
- a CDS encoding helix-turn-helix transcriptional regulator: MMDLNDRDRNPPEIQSLHDFLSFHPMYQHQLAQLMGVTTSAVEKWSRGDRSLTSRTLTQLNTLHERLNHNPELREKYVRTAQCAVC, from the coding sequence ATGATGGACTTAAACGATCGCGATCGCAACCCACCAGAAATCCAATCACTTCATGATTTTCTCTCATTTCATCCAATGTACCAGCACCAGCTTGCTCAGTTAATGGGTGTGACAACATCGGCAGTAGAGAAATGGAGTAGGGGCGATCGCTCTCTTACCTCACGAACTTTAACTCAGTTAAACACACTGCATGAGCGATTAAACCACAATCCCGAACTAAGAGAAAAGTATGTCAGAACCGCACAATGTGCAGTTTGTTGA
- the cobA gene encoding uroporphyrinogen-III C-methyltransferase — MNRTEKQENEYLGKVYLVGAGPGDPGLITLKAKGLLECADVVIYDALVSPAILAMINPQAEQINAGKRRGKHSLFQEETTQLLIEKAQDHAIVVRLKGGDPFIFGRGGEEMEELVNAGISTEVVPGITSGIAAAAYSGIPLTHRLYSSSVTFVTGHEAAGKYRPKVNWNAIAHGSETIVIYMGIHNLPYIVEQLSAAGLDVETPIALVRWGTRPEQEELIGTLETIVEQVEQIGFGAPAIAVIGQVVNMHSILSSCRPV; from the coding sequence ATGAACCGCACAGAAAAACAGGAGAACGAGTATTTGGGAAAGGTTTATTTAGTAGGTGCGGGGCCAGGAGATCCAGGATTAATAACCCTGAAGGCGAAGGGTTTGTTGGAATGTGCAGATGTAGTTATCTATGATGCCTTAGTGAGTCCGGCAATTCTGGCAATGATTAATCCCCAAGCCGAACAAATTAACGCTGGTAAGCGCAGGGGGAAACATTCGCTGTTCCAGGAAGAAACAACTCAATTACTGATTGAGAAAGCGCAGGATCATGCAATTGTAGTGCGGTTAAAGGGTGGCGATCCGTTTATCTTTGGTCGCGGTGGCGAAGAGATGGAAGAATTAGTCAACGCTGGGATATCAACTGAAGTTGTGCCCGGTATCACATCGGGTATTGCGGCGGCGGCATACTCTGGTATACCTTTAACTCATCGGCTGTATAGCTCATCAGTGACATTTGTAACTGGTCATGAAGCTGCGGGTAAGTATAGACCGAAAGTGAATTGGAATGCGATCGCGCACGGTTCTGAAACCATTGTAATTTATATGGGAATTCACAATCTCCCTTATATTGTGGAACAGTTAAGTGCTGCTGGGTTGGATGTAGAAACGCCCATTGCTTTAGTGCGCTGGGGTACGCGCCCAGAACAAGAAGAATTGATTGGTACTTTAGAGACAATTGTAGAACAGGTAGAGCAAATTGGATTTGGTGCGCCTGCGATCGCAGTCATTGGACAAGTAGTCAATATGCACAGCATTTTGTCTAGTTGTCGTCCAGTTTGA
- a CDS encoding sucrose synthase — protein sequence MSELLQAVLDSEERSDLRSFLSELRQQEKKYLLRNDILNVYSEYCSKSQKPEAYYTTSELGKLIYYTQEIIQEDSNFCFIIRSKIASQEVYWLTSDLSIQPMTVQDLLDLRDRLVNKFHPNDGDLLELDFGPFYDYTPIIRDPKNIGKGVQFLNRYLSSKIFQDSKQLLDSLLNFLRLHHYNGVQLLVNDRIQSQQQLSEQVKKAIGFVNNRPEDEPYEQFRFQLQSMGFEPGWGNTAARVRETLNILDELIDSADPQTLEAFISRVPMIFRIVLVSAHGWFGQEGVLGRPDTGGQVVYVLDQAKSLEKQLQEDVLLAGLEKLNVEPKVIILTRLIPNSDGTLCNQRLEKVHGTENAWILRVPLREFNPNMTQNWISRFEFWPYLETFAIDSEKELRAEFHGTPDLIVGNYTDGNLIAFLLARRLKVTQCNVAHALEKSKYLFSNLYWQELEDKYHFSLQFTADLIAMNAANFVVSSTYQEIVGTPDSVGQYESYKCFTMPELYHVTNGIELFSPKFNVVPPGVNENNYFPYTRTKDRVESDRQRLAETLFTLEDPAQIFGKLDDPNKRPLFSMARLDHIKNLTGLAECYGQSKELQEHCNLILVAGKLRVEESGDNEERDEIIKLYQIIEEYNLHGKIRWLGVRLTKTDSGEIYRVIADHQGIFVQPALFEAFGLTILESMVSGLPTFATQFGGPLEIIQDKVNGFLINPTNLDETATKIVDFITKCEQNSNYWNEISQRGIDRVYSTYTWKIHTSKLLSLARIYGFWNFTSKENREDLLRYLEALFYLIYKPRAQQLLEQHKYR from the coding sequence ATGTCTGAATTGCTTCAAGCAGTCTTAGATAGTGAAGAAAGAAGTGATTTGCGTTCCTTTCTTAGTGAATTACGCCAACAAGAAAAGAAGTACTTGCTGCGGAATGACATACTCAATGTATATAGTGAGTATTGCTCAAAGTCCCAGAAACCAGAGGCTTATTACACTACCTCTGAGTTAGGCAAACTGATTTACTATACTCAGGAAATTATTCAAGAAGATTCCAACTTCTGTTTCATCATCCGTTCGAAGATTGCTAGCCAAGAAGTTTATTGGTTGACATCAGACTTGAGCATTCAGCCGATGACCGTACAGGATTTGCTGGATTTGCGCGATCGCTTGGTGAACAAATTTCATCCCAACGACGGCGACTTGCTAGAATTGGACTTTGGCCCATTTTACGACTACACCCCAATCATCCGCGACCCCAAAAATATTGGGAAAGGGGTACAATTTCTCAACCGCTATTTATCCAGCAAAATATTTCAAGACTCCAAGCAATTGCTGGACAGCCTATTAAATTTCTTGCGCCTGCACCATTACAACGGTGTCCAACTGCTAGTTAACGATCGCATTCAATCACAACAGCAACTTTCAGAGCAAGTTAAGAAAGCTATCGGCTTTGTTAATAATCGCCCCGAAGATGAACCCTACGAACAATTCCGGTTCCAATTGCAGTCAATGGGTTTTGAGCCAGGTTGGGGTAACACCGCAGCACGCGTGCGGGAAACTTTAAATATTCTCGATGAATTGATTGATTCTGCCGACCCCCAGACCTTAGAAGCCTTCATTTCTCGTGTTCCGATGATTTTTAGAATCGTCTTAGTGTCGGCTCACGGCTGGTTTGGGCAAGAGGGAGTGTTGGGCCGTCCCGATACTGGCGGTCAGGTTGTTTACGTCCTTGACCAGGCTAAGAGCCTAGAGAAGCAACTACAAGAAGATGTTTTGCTAGCTGGTTTAGAGAAATTGAATGTTGAGCCAAAGGTAATTATTCTTACCCGTTTGATTCCCAATAGTGATGGTACTCTTTGTAATCAACGGCTAGAAAAAGTCCACGGTACCGAAAATGCCTGGATTTTGCGAGTGCCTTTGCGGGAATTTAATCCTAACATGACTCAAAACTGGATTTCCCGGTTTGAGTTTTGGCCTTATCTAGAAACTTTCGCCATTGACTCAGAAAAAGAACTACGGGCAGAATTCCACGGCACACCTGACTTAATAGTTGGAAACTATACTGATGGGAATTTAATAGCATTCTTGCTAGCGCGACGGCTAAAAGTTACCCAATGCAATGTTGCCCATGCTTTGGAAAAATCTAAATACTTGTTCAGCAACCTCTACTGGCAAGAATTAGAGGATAAATATCATTTTTCATTGCAATTCACAGCTGACTTGATTGCGATGAATGCAGCCAATTTTGTTGTCAGCAGCACCTACCAAGAAATTGTAGGAACACCGGATAGCGTTGGACAGTACGAGTCTTATAAGTGCTTCACCATGCCGGAGTTGTACCATGTTACCAATGGTATTGAATTATTTAGTCCCAAATTTAATGTTGTACCACCTGGAGTAAACGAAAATAATTACTTTCCCTATACCCGGACTAAAGATAGAGTCGAGAGCGATCGCCAACGCCTTGCAGAAACACTCTTTACTCTGGAAGACCCCGCGCAAATCTTTGGCAAACTCGACGATCCTAACAAGCGCCCTCTCTTCTCAATGGCGCGTCTTGACCACATCAAAAACCTCACAGGTTTAGCTGAATGTTATGGTCAAAGTAAAGAATTACAGGAGCATTGCAATTTAATTTTGGTGGCGGGTAAGTTACGTGTAGAGGAATCAGGCGACAACGAAGAACGTGACGAAATTATCAAACTCTACCAAATCATTGAGGAGTACAATCTCCACGGCAAGATTCGTTGGCTGGGTGTGCGCCTAACTAAAACCGATTCTGGTGAAATTTACCGAGTCATTGCCGATCATCAGGGAATTTTTGTACAACCAGCTTTATTTGAAGCTTTTGGTTTGACAATTTTAGAGTCGATGGTTTCAGGATTGCCAACTTTTGCCACACAGTTTGGTGGGCCACTAGAGATTATTCAAGATAAGGTTAATGGTTTTTTGATTAACCCAACAAATTTAGATGAGACAGCTACAAAAATTGTGGACTTCATTACGAAATGCGAACAGAATTCTAATTATTGGAATGAAATTTCGCAGCGAGGAATTGACCGAGTTTACAGCACCTATACTTGGAAAATTCATACTAGCAAGCTGTTATCATTAGCACGGATTTATGGCTTCTGGAACTTTACCTCGAAGGAGAATCGGGAAGATTTGTTACGTTATCTTGAGGCTTTATTCTATTTAATTTACAAGCCAAGAGCGCAACAACTATTAGAGCAGCACAAGTATCGGTAA
- a CDS encoding pentapeptide repeat-containing protein: MQSHNQTQEITPEFFINPGIDLDTGSQELLTMVNLSKEQLRNRWLTPAGQNILTRWKANGFKRDVLDRMVGKYYGQTDIRGIPLLKENLTRANLSKIDFYSANLENTNFKNADLTDSWLSETNIKGACFDYAKMKDVLIDNVEFSNKTSFTGVSLRSIDFNLSALLQGYATNQQRIESLKTKHPILAKILYLTCDYGRSFSRFVFCCLAMVVSFSLLYWLSAGSLSKPGFWNSLYFSIMAFTSFGSEIQALSVAGKFFAAVEVVIGYLMTGLLVAILIRKTIGD, from the coding sequence ATGCAATCTCATAATCAGACTCAAGAAATTACCCCAGAATTTTTTATCAATCCCGGAATTGACCTAGATACGGGAAGTCAAGAGTTGCTAACTATGGTAAATCTGAGTAAGGAGCAACTCAGGAATAGATGGCTTACTCCAGCAGGGCAAAATATTCTGACACGCTGGAAGGCAAACGGTTTCAAGCGAGACGTGTTAGATCGAATGGTTGGTAAGTACTATGGGCAAACAGATATTCGCGGAATACCCCTACTCAAAGAGAATTTAACCAGAGCAAATTTGAGTAAGATTGATTTCTATAGCGCAAATCTAGAAAATACTAATTTTAAAAATGCGGATCTAACAGATTCCTGGCTATCTGAAACCAACATCAAAGGTGCTTGCTTTGACTATGCCAAGATGAAAGATGTGCTGATTGATAACGTAGAGTTTAGTAATAAAACTAGTTTCACTGGGGTTAGTCTCAGAAGTATAGATTTTAATTTATCTGCTCTATTGCAAGGGTATGCAACCAATCAGCAAAGAATCGAAAGCCTAAAAACTAAGCATCCTATACTGGCAAAAATTCTGTATCTAACCTGCGATTACGGGCGCTCGTTCAGCAGGTTTGTTTTTTGCTGTCTGGCAATGGTTGTCTCGTTTAGCCTGTTATATTGGCTTTCTGCTGGCTCTCTAAGTAAGCCTGGTTTTTGGAATAGCCTCTACTTCTCAATTATGGCATTCACTTCGTTTGGTAGTGAAATTCAGGCACTGTCTGTTGCTGGTAAATTTTTTGCAGCCGTTGAGGTTGTAATTGGTTATTTAATGACTGGCTTGCTGGTAGCGATTTTAATCAGAAAAACCATAGGCGATTAG
- a CDS encoding sirohydrochlorin chelatase has protein sequence MSSAYLLVSHGSRDRRPEVAMHQLAKLVCNKLPNNYNPSSSEHLVGIAALEMSPQPLHEQIQQFAKSAFGGHKPSQNENRLKIVPLFLLPGVHVMTDIPAEVVLAQQAIGQDIMIELQPHLGSHLNLEKLLAKQISTIKAEAWILLAHGSRRPGSKETVEAMAANLSAVAAYWAGPPSLESRVKELVAAGYSEIAILPYFLFAGGITDAIAASIEELKLQFSAVNFQLAEPLGASAELAELIWDLTDR, from the coding sequence ATGTCATCTGCCTATCTGCTAGTATCTCACGGAAGTCGCGATCGCCGCCCAGAAGTTGCTATGCATCAACTAGCAAAGCTGGTATGCAACAAATTACCAAACAACTACAACCCATCAAGTAGTGAACATCTGGTTGGCATAGCTGCTTTAGAAATGAGTCCTCAGCCTTTACATGAGCAGATTCAACAATTTGCTAAGAGCGCTTTTGGCGGACACAAACCATCTCAAAACGAGAATCGCCTTAAAATTGTACCGCTATTCCTACTGCCGGGAGTGCATGTGATGACAGATATTCCTGCCGAAGTAGTGCTAGCGCAACAGGCTATTGGTCAAGATATCATGATTGAGTTGCAGCCACATTTAGGTTCTCACCTCAATTTAGAGAAATTACTGGCCAAGCAAATATCTACTATTAAAGCAGAAGCATGGATTCTGTTAGCTCATGGTAGCCGTCGCCCAGGTTCCAAAGAAACTGTGGAAGCAATGGCGGCGAATTTGTCAGCAGTGGCTGCTTATTGGGCTGGGCCTCCTAGTTTAGAATCACGGGTGAAAGAGTTAGTAGCCGCTGGTTATAGCGAAATTGCAATTTTGCCATACTTTTTATTCGCTGGTGGAATAACTGATGCGATCGCGGCCTCCATAGAGGAGCTAAAATTACAATTTTCTGCGGTGAATTTTCAGTTGGCAGAGCCACTGGGAGCAAGTGCAGAATTAGCCGAGCTTATTTGGGATTTAACGGATAGATGA
- a CDS encoding 2TM domain-containing protein, with product MTAFEPHSIRSYSQEDVQQILHLAIVRQANDKNTEFSYEQILEIAAELEISPDSLKLAERDWLVQQGQVQQRKAFDAYRIRRFQKRLGNYAIFNGFFILLNLLTGGGISWSLYILLFCGLPVGLDVWNTFQIKGEEYEIAFQKWSRNHQIKKTISTVLNKWFKALQV from the coding sequence ATGACAGCGTTTGAACCTCACAGCATCCGCTCTTATAGCCAAGAAGATGTCCAACAAATTCTCCACTTAGCGATCGTTCGTCAAGCTAATGACAAAAATACAGAATTTTCTTATGAGCAGATATTAGAAATTGCTGCTGAGTTAGAAATTTCACCTGATTCTTTAAAATTAGCCGAGCGCGACTGGTTAGTACAACAAGGTCAAGTCCAACAGCGAAAAGCTTTTGACGCTTACCGGATTAGAAGATTTCAGAAGCGTCTAGGGAATTACGCAATTTTTAATGGCTTTTTTATACTGTTAAACTTACTAACTGGTGGCGGAATTTCTTGGTCGCTGTACATTTTACTATTCTGCGGATTACCTGTAGGACTGGATGTATGGAATACTTTTCAAATCAAAGGCGAAGAGTATGAAATAGCATTTCAGAAGTGGAGCCGTAATCATCAGATTAAGAAAACTATCAGCACAGTTTTGAATAAGTGGTTTAAAGCATTACAGGTTTAG
- a CDS encoding homogentisate phytyltransferase, whose amino-acid sequence MSQSSQNSPLPRKPVQSYFHWLYAFWKFSRPHTIIGTSLSVLSLYLIAIATSNNTASLFTTPGSLSPAFGAWIACLCGNVYIVGLNQLEDVDIDKINKPHLPLASGEFSQQTGQLIVASTGILALVVAWLTGPFLFGMVAISLAIGTAYSLPPIRLKQFPFWAALCIFSVRGTIVNLGLYLHYSWALKQSQTIPPVVWVLTLFILVFTLAIAIFKDIPDIEGDRLYNITTFTIKLGPQAVFNLALWVITVCYLGIILVGVLHVASINPIFLVIAHLGLLAWMWWRSLAVDLQDKSAIAQFYQFIWKLFFIEYLIFPIACFLA is encoded by the coding sequence ATGAGCCAGAGTTCTCAAAACAGCCCTTTGCCACGCAAACCTGTTCAATCATATTTCCACTGGTTATACGCTTTCTGGAAATTCTCTCGCCCTCACACGATTATTGGTACAAGTCTGAGTGTGTTGAGTTTGTATTTAATTGCTATTGCCACTAGTAATAATACTGCTTCTTTATTCACTACTCCCGGCTCTCTAAGCCCTGCCTTCGGCGCATGGATTGCTTGTCTATGTGGCAATGTTTACATCGTAGGGCTGAATCAATTAGAAGATGTTGATATTGACAAGATTAATAAACCTCATTTACCGTTGGCATCAGGTGAGTTTTCTCAACAGACGGGGCAATTAATTGTCGCGTCTACTGGGATTTTGGCGCTAGTTGTGGCGTGGCTAACTGGGCCATTCTTATTTGGTATGGTAGCAATTAGTTTGGCCATTGGTACTGCTTATTCTTTACCGCCAATTCGTTTAAAACAGTTTCCCTTTTGGGCGGCGCTGTGTATTTTTTCGGTACGCGGCACGATTGTTAATTTAGGATTGTATTTGCACTATAGTTGGGCACTTAAACAAAGCCAAACAATTCCGCCTGTGGTGTGGGTGCTGACATTGTTTATTTTGGTGTTTACCTTGGCGATCGCCATCTTTAAAGATATCCCAGATATAGAAGGCGATCGCCTCTACAATATTACTACTTTCACGATTAAACTAGGGCCCCAAGCTGTGTTTAATCTAGCTCTTTGGGTGATAACTGTCTGTTATCTAGGGATAATTCTGGTTGGGGTGCTACACGTGGCCTCAATTAACCCCATCTTTCTGGTGATTGCCCATTTAGGGCTGTTGGCTTGGATGTGGTGGCGGAGTTTGGCGGTAGACTTACAAGATAAAAGTGCGATCGCTCAATTCTACCAATTTATCTGGAAACTCTTTTTTATAGAATATCTGATTTTTCCTATCGCCTGCTTTTTGGCTTAG
- a CDS encoding metal-binding protein: protein MASGKWHDRSILISAPFIGGGCLYLFHNWAAALILTSSHLIGGWYLSPDLDLKSRPYYRWGVMKTIWHPYQKLIPHRGRFFHRNPLSHAPIVGSALRVGYLLLSCSILAFLPWFNFWAVCAWVVKNQMPIYLVFAGIEISALVHLLMDIANTKN from the coding sequence ATGGCATCAGGGAAGTGGCACGATCGCTCAATTTTGATATCAGCCCCTTTTATTGGGGGAGGGTGTCTCTACCTTTTTCACAACTGGGCAGCAGCTTTGATTTTGACAAGTTCGCATTTGATTGGTGGATGGTATTTATCACCAGATTTAGATTTGAAATCAAGACCTTATTACAGATGGGGCGTGATGAAAACAATTTGGCATCCATATCAAAAACTTATTCCACACCGGGGGAGGTTTTTTCACCGCAATCCTTTGTCTCATGCCCCAATAGTCGGTTCGGCGTTGCGAGTCGGTTATTTATTATTGTCTTGTTCAATTCTTGCATTCTTACCTTGGTTTAATTTTTGGGCAGTTTGCGCTTGGGTGGTGAAAAATCAAATGCCAATTTATTTGGTATTTGCAGGAATTGAAATTAGTGCTTTAGTGCATCTGCTGATGGACATTGCTAATACCAAAAATTAG
- a CDS encoding helix-turn-helix domain-containing protein, with the protein MKYQLDLERLSSLAGKKCGTKGLREVSNEIGISPSTLSRLLREQHVPDMETFTALCNWLDVPPSTFFRGAEISNPLSVPEAIALQLRSDKNLDPATANVLAILIKAAYRELEK; encoded by the coding sequence GTGAAATATCAACTCGATCTAGAGCGACTATCAAGCCTGGCTGGTAAAAAATGCGGGACAAAGGGCTTGCGTGAGGTAAGCAATGAAATTGGTATTAGCCCATCTACGCTTTCGCGCCTCCTGAGAGAGCAACACGTCCCTGACATGGAAACTTTTACAGCACTTTGTAATTGGCTAGACGTGCCGCCATCTACATTTTTTAGAGGTGCTGAAATTAGTAACCCTTTGTCTGTGCCAGAGGCGATCGCCCTCCAACTACGATCAGACAAAAATCTTGATCCAGCTACTGCCAACGTTTTGGCTATTCTTATCAAAGCTGCATATCGTGAACTTGAAAAGTGA
- a CDS encoding peptidoglycan-binding protein codes for MENDEKQSKQNESEITAQVTPPEFMQTNEISQASPSVIALEKGHILQKISKNNQFLASSNLGKSKKHSQSVGQVRIKVTGRFQRFSSQPMPTLYFGSSGLAVRVLQRLLVANGYAVRVDGIYGALTETAVKAFQNQQNLGTDGVVGQRTWRALTT; via the coding sequence ATGGAAAATGACGAAAAGCAGTCAAAACAGAATGAGTCGGAGATAACTGCTCAAGTCACACCACCTGAATTTATGCAGACAAATGAGATTTCCCAGGCTTCTCCCTCAGTGATCGCACTAGAGAAAGGACATATACTTCAGAAAATCAGCAAAAATAATCAGTTCCTAGCTTCTTCTAACTTAGGTAAGTCTAAAAAGCATTCTCAGTCTGTAGGCCAAGTCCGCATAAAGGTTACAGGACGTTTCCAGAGGTTTAGTAGCCAACCGATGCCGACTCTTTATTTCGGTAGCTCTGGCCTTGCTGTCAGAGTCTTACAACGGCTGTTAGTGGCTAATGGTTATGCTGTAAGAGTGGATGGGATTTATGGCGCACTCACAGAAACTGCTGTCAAAGCCTTTCAAAACCAGCAGAATTTAGGAACAGATGGAGTCGTTGGTCAGCGAACTTGGCGGGCGTTGACAACTTAG